The DNA sequence CTGTGTATCCCTAAAACACGAGCCTCAGAGGTCAAAGAGATTTCAGGATAGACAGCACTCCTAGTTGTGAGACCCAGGGGCATGTCTGGACAAAGCTGTGGGAACGTAACTGGCCATGAGCCCTTCCCACCACCCTCCTGCCTTAGACTCTGGGCCATTGGCTCGAGCCACAGCGCCCTCTGGCGGCCCACCGGGGGAAGTAGCGTGGATACGCACCGAGGTTCGGCCCCTGAACAGGCGCACTGGCTCATTGGGGTTCCCGGTGCTGAGTGCGAAAGTGCAGAGCGCATAGGCAGACTTGTCATCGAAACCAGCCAGGAGCTGGTAGAGACCTGCGGTGGGAGGCAAGGGGGAGTGCAGTGATCTCTGCGCAGCTCAGTTCCCAGCCTCACTCTCCAGCCCTGAGGCCCTGGAGGGGGAGCCACCAGATTTGGGGGAGCTTATACATGTCATCAGACAGGTTTATACCTTATGCAGGTTAATACCCTGGAAATTGGATGATAGGGACATGGAGCTCGTTCTTCTATTCTACTACTGTACATATCTGAAATGCTCCATAATTGGAAGTGTTTTTAGAAGGACCTAAGGAGGGAACATTCTGGCCCACAACTGTGATAGGGTATGCACTGACAGCACCCCAAGAGAGGCAGCCGGTCCCCCAAGCCTCCAGGCCAGGCCCTGGCTGAGGTGAGGACAGGCCAGGAGTAAGTGGGGCCAAACCTCTCAGCCGGAATCAACGGCAGCCCCTGTGTCTCTCAATCTCACAGTCCCTTCCACCCTTCCCATCCACTCTTCTCGCATCTCAGCAATCCCTGGAGCTGGGTGTGCAGCGAAAGTCCAAACCACAGGTtagagatgggaaaactgaggtgaACACAGGCTCCATGGTGGGGAGATTCCTGCTTACTGGCTGGAACCCCTCCCCTGGGCCACCTCTGGATTTTCAATTTCCAAcagattaagaaattaaaaaaaaaaaaaaaaagaaataaaaaagagattaaTACCTTCAGGCTTTAACTTCTCCAGAAACCATTTTCtgcaagagaaatgaagatgagTCAGACACCAGGTACAGAAGAATCCTCCTAACATCTTCTCTGGGCTGCGCCCTTCCCACCCCCCTTACCCCAACCACAGGATTAGAGCCCCAGGACAGGCAGGGGACATGATAAATAATGTCTTGACTCAAAATGAAGAGGACTAATCCAATAGGAAGAAGGATGGAGGTAAACAGACAATGCACAGAAGCATCAATAAAACCTATAAAGGCCTCAACCTCATTGGTAATtagaaaaaatgcaaattcaggggtgcctgagtggttcaatcagttaagcagctaccttcagctcaggtcatggtcccagggtcctgggatcaagccccacatcactccttgctcagcagaaagtatgcttctccccctccctctgcccaccccctaccccaccGCTTATGCTCtagctctctcaaatacataaaaaaatcttaaaaaggaaaatgcaaattcaaTCCAAATGCGGTAATATTTCACAGTCCCCACACTGCAAAACATTAAAATCCTAATATccagtgctggtgaggatatggagcaacaTATATGGGTGCTGGTGCCTTAGCAAACATATTGGCAATCCATAAGTTCAAGGAAAACATATCCAACACCCAGCAGAAGCAACTCTGTCCATATGCCCTCCAGCGCCTGCAAGGAGCATTCAAAGTGGGGTATGTGTACCCTGGAGATACACAAAGGCCATCTGAGGGTGTCCAGGGCACTGAATAGTTTTAAGGAAATCCATTTTCAGATCTCaccttccttatttcctttttcctgaaaTTGATCTGCCACGAATGTACCTCTCCAGCAGGTGGGTTCCCCTGGCCCATCTCCACTTACACAACCACATTCTCACCcttcacaaaagaaagaaaggtatgcCTCTCCCCTATCCCTAATCCTCCCTCAGGACAATGTGAAATATTGGGATTGACACCAAGATAGTGAATGACCCACAATATCAGGTAACCAATCATTTTGAAGTTCAGGTGATTCTGTGGCCAGGGCCccgcagggggtgggggagcactCACATGTAGGGGCCAGGGAGGCCCCCAAGGGCATTGAAGCACAGACAGGTGTCCTCCACCAGTACAGGCCCCTGTACCTGCAAGACAAGGAATCAAAGCCCCAAGACCTGTGACCAGGAGTAGGCCCTGTCCCTAACCCCAATTCCCAGGCCACCCAGGCTGAGGCCAGGCCCTCAGCTAGTTGAGATCTACTGCAGCAGCAGTTAGCAGCTACAGGAAACAGCCCCCGGCTAATCTCTTATCTTCATCTGAGAGATAGGAATACCAAAAATTTGGCAGGTTGTAAAGCTTACTCCAGGCATAGCAACTGGAGAGGTGGGATTCACACTCAGACAGCCTGACTCTCCAGAAAGTGTTCTTTTCCAATTCCACAGAGATGTGTGAGTGCCGGGGGAGATATGTGGGGGGAGAAGGCAGGCAATGTAATGTCCGTAtttgaaaatcagaaacaaatgtgtgcatatgtgtatgtgtgtacgtgcCTATGTGTGTATTGGTTTATGCAGTAAAGGCTGAGAAAGAAAGGTAGTGTTCCTGGGCGAACATGAACTGACCCAGTCTAGCTAGGCCTGGGCAGGTCCTTGAAGTTATGACCAGCTGTGCCCACCCTACTAttctctcccccagcccagcaggcgcagcccccaggagcccccaggacCAGAGGAGCAAGTTTGGGACATGGGAGGGGCAAGCACCTGGCGAGCTGCCTCCTGACACTTCTGTATGGAAATCTCATCAGGCTCTCCCTGGTACTCCGGCACTTATTGGAGAAACAGATAGATAAAAAGAGAGATAGGTCACAGGGAGACAGGGAAATCGAACCATCtttcaaagataaaatgaaacagagacaTACGGTCAATTTTCTGTGCCACCAAAGTGCACGGAGACTTATCGCCCAGAATCTGAATGACCTGTTCCAAAATGAAAGAATACTTATCACCATTTGTCAACAACTCCTGGTTACTAGAGAAGCTGTCACCCACCTTTCTCTCTGGGTAACTCTTCTGCCAGCCCCCTAAAGCTTAGTAAGTCAGGCCCATGAGCCTTACTCCAGACTTTAGGGTCCCACTCCCAGCAGGTCAGCTCCCCCATCCCCTCAGTCTCCTACCCCTCCTACTTCAGGTCTCTCTGTTGatgttaccccccccccccaaacaccctcttcccttctccctgctccctaAAACTCTATGTAATCTCCTATTCTGGCCATCCTCCATCAGGGGTTACCCAGAATTCAAGAGGCCTGTGAACCGGGGTGGGAGGGATGCCTTTATTTGCACTAACCCCTAGCTAAAATTTAGCATCTCTTTCAATTGTAAATACAGAAAACCAAAAGAGCATCAGCAGTTCCTATGacatttaaaactattaaaatcaCAGATGTTGTCGTATCCCATTAGAGCTGTAGCAGAGATCTCAAAATATTTGCAATCCTATTTGAAAATTATGGTAACTACACACACAGGTAGACTGAATTCTTTAATGCATTAAAGAATGTATGCTAACTAGACCACAAATACTGATACTGAGAATTACACTTTGACAGGATCAATTTCCTTTGTAATCCTATGTATTTTACTTTGtacctttaaaaatcttttcctgAAAAACAGTCCATAGGCTTCGTCAGCCTGCCAGTGGAGTGCTATGGGACAAAGAGTTAAGACACtctgttctggggcgcctgggtggctcagtggattaagccgctgccttcggctcgggtcgtggtctcagggtcctgggatcgagccccgcatcgggctctctgctccgcaaggagcctgcttcctcctctctctctgcctgcctctctgcctacttgtgatctctctctctgtcaaataaataaataaaatcttaaaaaaaaaaaaaagacactctgttctgggggtgggggagaaaagaaaaggggggaaaaaaaaagacaccctaTCGATACTAAGCCAATTTCAAGTCCATCTTCTCCAGTGAGCCTCCTCTGGCCATTCTAGCCTCTTCTTAAAACGTAGGCAGTCACATTCTcaaccagagacagagatgggctTGGGAGCTGGTACCCACTATTCCCCAGGATGGCACTACTTGTCTGTCTGACTGGACTGGCCTTAGGATCTCAAACTTTTTGTCAGCACAGGGCCCTTGCTCTTGAGGACACCCTGTACTAGCACAGAAGTGCATCATTCCCTATGCTGTGGACAAATGAAGGGTCGGTCCCCTAATGACTGGGTCCTACCTCTATGCTCCAACATATCTAGTGGATGTCACCCTAATTCTGCACCATGACCCACCTCCTTGGCCATGGCTAATTGAGCAGGGGCAAACCTTTGAGAGCTAATGAGAGCTAGTGTATGGCAGAAGGCTCACTGCTCCCTCCACCAGGAGCGAAATAAGCAGAAAAACGTTTACTAGGAAAGGGATGAGCATCCAGGGAG is a window from the Meles meles chromosome 16, mMelMel3.1 paternal haplotype, whole genome shotgun sequence genome containing:
- the ITPA gene encoding inosine triphosphate pyrophosphatase isoform X2, which encodes MAVSLAGKKIVFVTGNAKKLEEVIQILGDKSPCTLVAQKIDLPEYQGEPDEISIQKCQEAARQVQGPVLVEDTCLCFNALGGLPGPYIKWFLEKLKPEGLYQLLAGFDDKSAYALCTFALSTGNPNEPVRLFRGRTSGRIVAPRGCRDFGWDPCFQPDGYEQTASHLALCL
- the ITPA gene encoding inosine triphosphate pyrophosphatase isoform X1 translates to MAVSLAGKKIVFVTGNAKKLEEVIQILGDKSPCTLVAQKIDLPEYQGEPDEISIQKCQEAARQVQGPVLVEDTCLCFNALGGLPGPYIKWFLEKLKPEGLYQLLAGFDDKSAYALCTFALSTGNPNEPVRLFRGRTSGRIVAPRGCRDFGWDPCFQPDGYEQTYAEMPKAEKNTISHRFRALLELQKYLGSLDAPVVGDDRPGRGTGEG